From the Heliangelus exortis chromosome 25, bHelExo1.hap1, whole genome shotgun sequence genome, one window contains:
- the RBBP5 gene encoding retinoblastoma-binding protein 5 isoform X2 produces the protein MNLELLESFGQNYPEEADGTLDCISMALTCTFNRWGTLLAVGCNDGRIVIWDFLTRGIAKIISAHIHPVCSLCWSRDGHKLASASTDNIVSQWDVLSGDCDQRFRFPSPILKVQYHPRDQNRVLVCPMKSAPVMLTLSDSKHVVLPVDDDSDLNVVASFDRRGDYIYTGNAKGKILVLKTDTQDLVASFRVTTGTSNTTAIKSIEFARKGSCFLINTADRIIRVYDGREILTCGRDGEPEPMQKLQDLVNRTPWKKCCFSGDGEYIVAGSARQHALYIWEKSIGNLVKILHGTRGELLLDVAWHPVRPIIASISSGVVSIWAQNQVENWSAFAPDFKELDENVEYEERESEFDIEDEDKSEPEQTGADAAEDEEVDVTSVDPIAAFCSSDEELEDSKALLYLPIAPEVEDPEENPYGPPPDAVQSSLTDEGMGSEKKRQSSSDGPQAPKKKPKTTNIELQGVPNDEVHPLLGVKGDGKSKKKQAGRPKGSKGKDKDSPFKPKLYKGDRGALPLEGAAKGKVQAELGQPLTGGAISELL, from the exons gaGGCTGATGGCACCCTGGACTGCATCAGCATGGCCCTGACCTGCACCTTCAATCGCTGGGGCACCCTCCTTGCCGTGGGCTGTAACGATGGCAGGATTGTTATCTGGGACTTCCTGACCAGGGGCATTGCCAAGATCATCAGTGCTCACATCCACCCTGTCTGCTCCTTATG CTGGAGTCGGGATGGCCACAAACTGGCGAGTGCCTCCACGGATAACATCGTGTCCCAGTGGGATGTGCTCTCTGGGGACTGTGACCAACGCTTCCGCTTCCCCTCACCCATCCTGAAAGTCCAGTACCACCCCCGAGACCA AAACAGAGTCTTGGTTTGCCCCATGAAGTCGGCGCCGGTGATGCTGACGCTGTCAGACTCCAAGCACGTTGTGCTGCCTGTGGATGATGATTCTGACCTCAATGTGGTGGCATCTTTTGACAGGCGAGGGGACTATATTTATACAGGCAATGCCAAGGGGAAG ATCTTGGTCTTAAAAACAGACACTCAGGATCTTGTTGCTTCCTTCAGAGTGACCACTGGAACCAGCAACACCACAGCCATTAAATCCATTGAGTTTGCTCGGAAGGGCAG ctgctttttaatAAACACAGCTGACAGGATCATCAGGGTCTATGATGGCCGTGAAATCCTCACCTGTGGGAGAGATGGGGAACCTGAGCCTATGCAGAAGCTGCAGGACTTGGTGAACAG GACCCCATGGAAGAAGTGCTGTTTCTCTGGTGATGGTGAATATATAGTGGCAGGTTCAGCACGACAGCATGCCCTGTACATCTGGGAGAAGAGCATTGGAAACCTGGTGAAAATCCTCCACGGGACCAGAGGAGAGCTGCTCTTGGATGTAGCA TGGCATCCTGTCCGACCCATCATAGCTTCCATTTCAAGTGGAGTTGTGTCAATTTGGGCTCAGAATCAAGTG GAAAACTGGAGTGCCTTTGCTCCTGACTTCAAGGAACTGGATGAAAATGTAGAATATGAAGAGAGAGAGTCAGAGTTTGACATTGAAGATGAAGACAAGAGTGAACCAGAACAGACAG GTGCTGACGctgcagaagatgaagaagTGGATGTCACTAGTGTGGATCCCATTGCTGCCTTCTGTAGCAG cgACGAAGAACTGGAAGACTCCAAAGCTCTGCTTTACTTACCCATTGCTCCTGAAGTGGAAGACCCAGAAGAAAACCCCTATGGCCCTCCTCCAGATGCTGTTCAGAGCTCTTTAACTGATGAGGGGATGGGTTCTGAGAAGAAGAGACAATCCTCCTCTGATGGACCTCAGGCACCAAAGAAGAAGCCCAAAACCACCAACATTGAACTCCAAGGAGTACCCAATGATG AAGTCCATCCACTGCTGGGGGTGAAGGGAGATGGTAAATCCAAGAAGAAGCAAGCAGGCAGGCCTAAAGGATCAAAAGGTAAAGACAAAGATTCTCCATTTAAACCGAAACTCTACAAAGGGGACAGAGGTGCTTTACCTCTGGAAGGAGCAGCGAAGGGTAAAGTGCAGGCGGAGCTGGGACAGCCCTTGACAG GTGGTGCAATCTCAGAACTGTTATGA
- the RBBP5 gene encoding retinoblastoma-binding protein 5 isoform X1 has translation MNLELLESFGQNYPEEADGTLDCISMALTCTFNRWGTLLAVGCNDGRIVIWDFLTRGIAKIISAHIHPVCSLCWSRDGHKLASASTDNIVSQWDVLSGDCDQRFRFPSPILKVQYHPRDQNRVLVCPMKSAPVMLTLSDSKHVVLPVDDDSDLNVVASFDRRGDYIYTGNAKGKILVLKTDTQDLVASFRVTTGTSNTTAIKSIEFARKGSCFLINTADRIIRVYDGREILTCGRDGEPEPMQKLQDLVNRTPWKKCCFSGDGEYIVAGSARQHALYIWEKSIGNLVKILHGTRGELLLDVAWHPVRPIIASISSGVVSIWAQNQVENWSAFAPDFKELDENVEYEERESEFDIEDEDKSEPEQTGADAAEDEEVDVTSVDPIAAFCSSDEELEDSKALLYLPIAPEVEDPEENPYGPPPDAVQSSLTDEGMGSEKKRQSSSDGPQAPKKKPKTTNIELQGVPNDEVHPLLGVKGDGKSKKKQAGRPKGSKGKDKDSPFKPKLYKGDRGALPLEGAAKGKVQAELGQPLTAGGAISELL, from the exons gaGGCTGATGGCACCCTGGACTGCATCAGCATGGCCCTGACCTGCACCTTCAATCGCTGGGGCACCCTCCTTGCCGTGGGCTGTAACGATGGCAGGATTGTTATCTGGGACTTCCTGACCAGGGGCATTGCCAAGATCATCAGTGCTCACATCCACCCTGTCTGCTCCTTATG CTGGAGTCGGGATGGCCACAAACTGGCGAGTGCCTCCACGGATAACATCGTGTCCCAGTGGGATGTGCTCTCTGGGGACTGTGACCAACGCTTCCGCTTCCCCTCACCCATCCTGAAAGTCCAGTACCACCCCCGAGACCA AAACAGAGTCTTGGTTTGCCCCATGAAGTCGGCGCCGGTGATGCTGACGCTGTCAGACTCCAAGCACGTTGTGCTGCCTGTGGATGATGATTCTGACCTCAATGTGGTGGCATCTTTTGACAGGCGAGGGGACTATATTTATACAGGCAATGCCAAGGGGAAG ATCTTGGTCTTAAAAACAGACACTCAGGATCTTGTTGCTTCCTTCAGAGTGACCACTGGAACCAGCAACACCACAGCCATTAAATCCATTGAGTTTGCTCGGAAGGGCAG ctgctttttaatAAACACAGCTGACAGGATCATCAGGGTCTATGATGGCCGTGAAATCCTCACCTGTGGGAGAGATGGGGAACCTGAGCCTATGCAGAAGCTGCAGGACTTGGTGAACAG GACCCCATGGAAGAAGTGCTGTTTCTCTGGTGATGGTGAATATATAGTGGCAGGTTCAGCACGACAGCATGCCCTGTACATCTGGGAGAAGAGCATTGGAAACCTGGTGAAAATCCTCCACGGGACCAGAGGAGAGCTGCTCTTGGATGTAGCA TGGCATCCTGTCCGACCCATCATAGCTTCCATTTCAAGTGGAGTTGTGTCAATTTGGGCTCAGAATCAAGTG GAAAACTGGAGTGCCTTTGCTCCTGACTTCAAGGAACTGGATGAAAATGTAGAATATGAAGAGAGAGAGTCAGAGTTTGACATTGAAGATGAAGACAAGAGTGAACCAGAACAGACAG GTGCTGACGctgcagaagatgaagaagTGGATGTCACTAGTGTGGATCCCATTGCTGCCTTCTGTAGCAG cgACGAAGAACTGGAAGACTCCAAAGCTCTGCTTTACTTACCCATTGCTCCTGAAGTGGAAGACCCAGAAGAAAACCCCTATGGCCCTCCTCCAGATGCTGTTCAGAGCTCTTTAACTGATGAGGGGATGGGTTCTGAGAAGAAGAGACAATCCTCCTCTGATGGACCTCAGGCACCAAAGAAGAAGCCCAAAACCACCAACATTGAACTCCAAGGAGTACCCAATGATG AAGTCCATCCACTGCTGGGGGTGAAGGGAGATGGTAAATCCAAGAAGAAGCAAGCAGGCAGGCCTAAAGGATCAAAAGGTAAAGACAAAGATTCTCCATTTAAACCGAAACTCTACAAAGGGGACAGAGGTGCTTTACCTCTGGAAGGAGCAGCGAAGGGTAAAGTGCAGGCGGAGCTGGGACAGCCCTTGACAG CAGGTGGTGCAATCTCAGAACTGTTATGA
- the TMEM81 gene encoding transmembrane protein 81, which yields MKAVGSSHILGVLCCAFYLPFVASVAKITIPAELSTAVAEIAVNATSCSVTCGPGFKLEEICEMTAAGERRNCSLRRSGCLTSWACGLLHFTVPVGKPFQMSCLNSAEIGFGTRVYFYTWKFAQSLITTNDVLFKPFRNPGSAVSFSPTRESDAGTYRCDMQMVKTFRVIKRIYFGVRVIPSELVDLNFQKSLTWEQKLTASKEEGEAANGTQEEGEELQPCWQGRLFYEFMVGIGSGVTGGVLVGMALCFVQRIMQRVANKLPEP from the coding sequence ATGAAGGCCGTGGGGAGCAGCCACATCCTTGGGGTGTTGTGCTGTGCTTTCTATCTGCCTTTCGTAGCTTCCGTCGCAAAAATCACCATCCCGGCAGAACTCAGCACAGCTGTAGCAGAAATCGCTGTCAATGCCACATCCTGCAGCGTCACCTGTGGCCCGGGCTTCAAACTGGAGGAGATTTGTGAGATgactgctgctggggagaggaggaattGCAGCCTCCGCAGGTCGGGCTGCCTGACCAGCTGGGCTTGTGGCTTGCTCCACTTCACCGTCCCGGTGGGGAAACCCTTCCAGATGAGCTGTTTGAACTCAGCTGAGATCGGGTTTGGTACTCGTGTCTATTTCTACACCTGGAAGTTTGCCCAAAGCCTCATCACCACCAACGATGTGCTCTTCAAACCCTTCCGAAACCCTGGCTCTGCCGTCAGCTTTTCCCCCACCAGGGAGTCTGATGCTGGGACCTACAGGTGTGACATGCAGATGGTGAAGACCTTCAGGGTCATCAAGAGGATCTATTTCGGGGTCAGGGTGATCCCAAGTGAACTGGTGGATCTGAACTTCCAGAAATCCTTGACTTGGGAGCAGAAGTTAACAGCGAGCAAAGAGGAAGGGGAGGCAGCAAATGGCACCcaggaagaaggggaagagctgcagccctgctggcagGGAAGGTTGTTTTATGAATTTATGGTAGGGATTGGGAGTGGGGTGACAGGGGGGGTCCTGGTGGGCATGGCTCTCTGCTTTGTGCAGAGGATTATGCAGAGAGTTGCAAATAAATTACCTGAGCCTTAA
- the CNTN2 gene encoding contactin-2, translating into MGSTTGILCTSLAVLVWCQAQSSTRNYGPVFEEQPAHTLFPEGSEEEKVTLACRARASPPATYRWKMNGTELKMEPDSRYRLVAGDLVISNPVKAKDAGSYQCVASNSRGTVVSREASLRFGFLQEFSAEERDPVKITEGWGVMFTCSPPPHYPGLSYRWLLNEFPNFIPADGRRFVSQTTGNLYIAKTEASDLGNYSCFATSHIDFITKSVFSKFSRLSLAAEDARQYAPSIKARFPADTYALTGQVVTLECFAFGNPVPRIKWRKLDGSQSSKWIGSEPLLQIQDVGFQDEGTYECEAENIKGRDSYQGRIIIQAQPEWLEVISDTEADIGSDLRWSCAASGKPRPAVRWLRDGQPLTSQNRIEVSGGELRFSKLVLEDSGMYQCVAENKHGTVYASAELIVQALAPDFRLNPVKRLIPAARSGKVIIPCQPRAAPKATVLWTKGTELLTNSSRVTITRDGTLILQNISKSDEGKYTCFAENFMGKANSTGILSVRDATKITLAPSSADINVGENLTLQCHASHDPTMDLTFTWSLDDFPIDFDKSEGHYQRASLKETIGDLSIFNTQLKHAGRYTCTAQTVVDSASESATLTVRGPPGPPGGVVVRDISDTSVQLSWSRGFDNHSPIARYLIEARTLLSSNWKQMRTNPGNIEGNAETALVVNLIPWMDYEFRVLASNILGVGEPSLPSSKIRTKEAAPTVAPSGLGGGGGAPNELIINWTPTLRDYQNGDGFGYILSFRKKGTQEWLTAKVPHAESLHYVYHNESIGPYTPFEVKIKAYNRKGEGPESLTAIVYSAEEEPKVAPFRVLAKSVLSSEMDVSWEPVEQGDMTGVLLGYEIRYWKDGDKEEAADRVRTAGLVTSAHVTGLNPNTMYHLSVRAYNRAGTGPPSPSTNITTTKPPPKRPPGNISWTFSGSTVSIKWDPVVAKADESAVTGYKMLYRQDSHSAPTLYLASKSRIDIPIPEDFTHAFVQIRVTGPGGDGVPAEVHILRNSGTSMMVEDSVMRPVPHAVVITTQSLVMVALISYLEL; encoded by the exons TTTGGTGCcaagcacagagcagcacaaggAATTACGGGCCAGTGTTTGAGGAGCAGCCTGCCCACACCCTCTTCCCTGAAGgctcagaagaagaaaaagtcacCCTGGCTTGCAGAGCTAGAGCCAGCCCTCCTGCAACCTACAG GTGGAAGATGAATGGCACAGAGCTCAAGATGGAGCCAGATTCCCGTTACAGGCTGGTTGCAGGTGACCTGGTGATAAGCAACCCCGTGAAAGCCAAGGATGCTGGATCCTACCAGTGTGTGGCATCTAATTCCAGGGGCACAGTGGTCAGCAGGGAAGCTTCCCTTCGTTTTGGCT TTTTGCAGGAATTCTCTGCAGAAGAACGAGACCCTGTGAAGATTACAGAAGGCTGGGGAGTGATGTTCACCTGCAGCCCCCCTCCCCACTACCCAG gctTATCCTACCGATGGCTCCTGAATGAGTTTCCCAACTTCATCCCAGCTGATGGCAGACGTTTCGTCTCTCAGACCACAGGAAACCTCTACATAGCCAAGACAGAGGCTTCTGACCTGGGCAACTACTCCTGTTTTGCCACCAGCCACATCGACTTCATCACCAAGAGTGTTTTCAGCAAGTTCTCCAggctcagcctggctgcagagg ATGCCAGGCAGTATGCACCCAGCATCAAAGCCAGGTTCCCTGCAGACACCTACGCTCTGACGGGGCAGGTGGTGACCCTGGAGTGTTTTGCCTTTGGAAA CCCTGTCCCTCGGATAAAGTGGAGGAAGCTGGATGGCTCCCAGTCCTCCAAGTGGATTGGCAGTGAGCCCCTCCTGCAGATCCAGGATGTTGGCTTTCAGGATGAAGGCACTTACGAGTGTGAGGCTGAAAACATCAAAGGGAGAGACTCCTACCAGGGCCGCATCATCATCCAAG CTCAGCCGGAGTGGCTGGAGGTGATCTCAGACACAGAAGCTGACATCGGCTCTGACCTGCGCTGGAGCTGCGCAGCCTCCGGCAAACCCAGACCCGCGGTGCGGTGGCTGCGGGACGGGCAGCCCCTGACCTCCCAG AACCGCATCGAAGTGAGCGGTGGAGAGCTGAGATTTTCCAAGCTAGTCCTGGAGGACTCTGGCATGTATCAGTGTGTGGCTGAGAACAAGCATGGCACAGTGTATGCAAGTGCTGAATTAATAGTGCAAG CCTTAGCACCAGATTTTAGACTAAACCCAGTGAAGAGACTGATACCAGCAGCCCGAAGTGGGAAGGTCATCATCCCATGCCAACCAAGGGCAGCACCCAAAGCCACCGTGCTGTGGACCAAAGGGACTGAACTCCTGACCAACAGTAGCAG gGTGACTATTACCAGGGATGGCACTTTGATCCTCCAGAATATCAGCAAATCTGATGAGGGGAAGTACACCTGCTTTGCTGAGAATTTCATGGGCAAAGCCAACAGCACTGGGATCCTCTCTGTTCGAG ATGCCACCAAAATCACCTTGGCACCATCCAGTGCTGACATCAACGTGGGTGAAAACCTCACTCTGCAATGTCATGCTTCCCACGACCCCACTATGGACCTGACCTTCACCTGGTCACTGGATGATTTCCCCATTGACTTTGACAAGTCTGAGGGGCACTACCAGCGGGCCAGCCTG AAGGAAACTATTGGGGACCTCAGCATCTTCAACACCCAGCTGAAGCATGCAGGGAGGTACACCTGCACGGCCCAGACAGTGGTGGACAGTGCTTCAGAGTCAGCCACGCTGACTGTCAGAG GACCTCCAGGCCCCCccgggggggtggtggtgagaGACATCAGTGACACCAGTGTCCAGCTGAGCTGGAGCCGTGGCTTTGATAACCACAGCCCCATTGCCAGGTACCTGATCGAGGCACGGACCCTGCTCTCCAGCAACTGGAAGCAAATGAGGACCA ATCCTGGGAATATTGAAGGCAACGCAGAGACAGCCCTGGTGGTGAACCTCATCCCGTGGATGGATTACGAGTTCCGTGTCTTGGCCAGTAACATCCTGGGGGTTGGGGAGCCCAGTTTGCCCTCCAGCAAAATCCGTACCAAAGAAGCAG CACCGACTGTGGCACCATCTGGGCTCGGTGGAGGTGGAGGGGCTCCCAACGAGTTGATCATCAACTGGACG CCAACCCTGAGGGATTATCAGAACGGAGATGGCTTCGGCTACATCTTGTCCTTCCGTAAGAAAGGCACCCAGGAGTGGCTGACAGCAAAGGTGCCACACGCAGAGTCGCTGCACTACGTCTACCACAACGAGAGCATCGGTCCCTACACCCCCTTTGAAGTGAAGATCAAAGCCTACaacaggaaaggagaggggCCAGAGAGCCTGACTGCCATCGTGTACTCTGCTGAGGAAG aaccaaAAGTGGCTCCTTTCAGGGTTCTGGCCAAGTCTGTCCTGTCCTCAGAAATGGATGTGTCCTGGGAGCCTGTTGAGCAGGGAGATATGACTGGAGTGCTCCTGGGCTATGAG ATCCGGTACTGGAaggatggggacaaggaggaggcagctgacAGGGTGAGGACAGCAGGGCTGGTGACATCAGCTCATGTCACAGGCCTGAACCCCAACACCATGTACCACCTGTCAGTCAGAGCTTACAACAGGGCTGGAACGGGACCCCCCAGCCCTTCAACCAACatcacaacaacaaaaccac CACCCAAGAGGCCACCTGGCAACATCTCCTGGACTTTTTCTGGGTCTACAGTCAGCATCAAGTGGGACCCAGTGGTGGCAAAGGCAGATGAGTCTGCAGTGACAGGGTACAAG ATGCTCTACAGGCAGGATTCCCACTCTGCTCCCACACTGTACCTGGCCAGCAAGAGCAGGATTGacatccccatccctgaagACTTCACTCATGCCTTTGTCCAGATCAGGGTGACAGGTCCTGGGGGAGATGGAGTCCCAGCAGAAGTTCACATCCTCAGAAACAGTG ggaCCAGTATGATGGTGGAGGACTCTGTGATGAGGCCAGTGCCCCATGCTGTCGTGATTACAACCCAGTCCCTGGTGATGGTGGCTCTGATCAGCTACCTGGAGCTCTGA